One window of Bactrocera tryoni isolate S06 chromosome 2, CSIRO_BtryS06_freeze2, whole genome shotgun sequence genomic DNA carries:
- the LOC120768218 gene encoding zinc finger protein 420: MMEDLTKNIIFTTNAIGANGQPTTIQYQTADGTILKQPKIEGQKEQPTFYYTTTNGGAATTVNLAQLTTDDNKTCYIAQPVGGYNYALVNGMQLNQGSTIGIATLDAQGRLQIVNQNKPIAASLQAISPMPNTISNISFKCDVCGLMFSHLALLNHHKRIHTQDGSDQQQGQPETIVVNAQGLVQTQNIITENGQMGQIQIVATEALEPATTVLQQQQQQQHNAVVTNVTTQNTGNELAVNTNNIAGLKSVKLTQSKCITCGNQMLQPAKRKGPKLVRCEDCIRADQEMHAPQGITPTQIFVAQDGDIKCELNEFVTGGSADSSPMDTLSGQGGMLTHHQLQPVQVVTASSPESHQQQSSQQPQNIAPKQEQTGGQSTAVNNHPVKKRNQQQVTKCQKCNGSGVVFVGSGTPATKQQAVNVKAENPKPFTCNICGGTFSRYSSLWSHKKLHSGEKNYKCTICGLAFAKAVYLKNHARIHTGEKPYKCQTCGMQFSQSPHLKNHERTHSGERPYVCEVCDKGFARHATLWNHRRIHTGEKPYKCDICGSAFSQAAHLKNHAKVHSGEKPFRCDICSAAFADRFALKRHRGIHQKYGQTAPRQPAQTQQQQSMTTDGQSVMIHKQEIPEMDDDAQQEVIISGL, encoded by the exons ATGATGGAGGATCTGACGAAGAATATAATATTCACTACGAATGCAATAGGCGCCAATGGGCAGCCTACTACTATACAATACCAAACAGCTGATGGCACCATATTAAAACAGCCGAAAATAGAGGGACAGAAGGAGCAGCCCACATTCTATTATACTACCACAAAT GGCGGCGCCGCAACCACAGTTAATTTAGCACAACTTACCACTGATGACAACAAAACTTGCTACATAGCGCAACCCGTTGGTGGTTACAACTACGCGCTCGTGAATGGCATGCAACTAAATCAAGGTAGCACCATCGGTATTGCCACTTTGGATGCACAGGGACGTTTGCAGATTGTAAACCAAAACAAACCAATTGCAGCA TCTTTGCAGGCTATCTCGCCCATGCCGAATACCATCTCAAACATCAGTTTCAAATGCGATGTGTGCGGTTTAATGTTTTCACACTTGGCGCTATTGAATCACCATAAACGTATACACACGCAGGACGGTAGTGATCAACAACAGGGTCAACCGGAAACCATAGTTGTGAATGCGCAAGGATTAGTACAGACACAAAATATTATCACTGAAAATGGTCAAATGGGGCAGATACAAATTGTGGCCACCGAAGCTCTGGAACCGGCTACAACTGtattgcaacagcaacagcagcagcaacataaCGCAGTGGTCACAAATGTCACCACGCAGAATACCGGCAACGAATTAGCCGTCAATACAAACAACATCGCTGGATTAAAATCCGTTAAACTCACACAATCAAAATGTATAACATGTGGTAATCAAATGTTGCAGCCAGCCAaacgcaaaggaccaaaactggtgcGTTGCGAGGATTGTATACGTGCCGATCAAGAGATGCACGCACCGCAAGGCATCACACCCACGCAAATTTTCGTTGCACAAGATGGTGACATAAAATGTGAACTAAATGAATTCGTAACTGGCGGTAGTGCGGATTCCTCGCCAATGGACACACTTTCAGGGCAAGGTGGCATGTTGACACATCACCAGTTGCAACCAGTGCAGGTGGTTACAGCTAGTTCACCGGAGTCACATCAACAACAAAGCAGCCAACAACCACAAAATATTGCGCCGAAGCAAGAACAAACAGGCGGACAGTCAACTGCAGTCAATAATCATCCAGTGAAGAAACGCAATCAACAACAAGTGACCAAATGTCAAAAGTGCAATGGATCTGGCGTGGTGTTTGTGGGATCAGGCACGCCGGCCACCAAACAGCAGGCTGTCAATGTAAAAGCAGA AAACCCCAAGCCGTTTACATGCAACATTTGTGGCGGCACCTTTTCGCGTTACTCGAGTCTGTGGTCACATAAGAAACTACACAGCGGCGAAAAGAATTATAAGTGCACAATTTGTGGACTGGCTTTTGCAAAGGCGGTCTACTTGAAAAACCACGCAAGGATACACACCGGCGAGAAGCCTTACAA ATGTCAAACATGTGGCATGCAGTTTTCGCAATCGCCACATCTCAAGAACCACGAGCGCACGCACAGCGGCGAACGGCCATATGTCTGCGAAGTTTGTGATAAAGGCTTTGCGCGCCACGCCACCTTATGGAACCACCGGCGCATACACACCGGCGAAAAACCCTATAAGTGTGACATATGCGGTTCGGCATTCTCACAGGCTGCACATTTGAAGAATCACGCAAAAGTGCACTCCGGCGAAAAACCATTCCGTTGCGATATCTGTTCGGCGGCGTTTGCCGATCGCTTTGCGCTCAAGCGGCATAGAGGCATTCATCAGAAATACG GACAAACTGCACCGCGACAACCAGCGCAAACGCAGCAACAACAGTCAATGACCACCGATGGGCAAAGTGTTATGATACATAAACAGGAAATACCCGAAATGGATGACGACGCACAGCAAGAGGTGATCATATCTGGCTTATAG